The Flavobacteriales bacterium genome includes a window with the following:
- a CDS encoding sugar transferase has translation MEFKSLRSPRIRKDDRRIDLTNLSLSKRLFDVIFASIVLVMVSPILLVTMIAMKIESRGPLFYASKRVGTGYRVFDFYKLRSMYVDAEDRLKELEGLNQYANKNLPDEQSEECPSCEYLEKFCSPVLIVDGNKICERHFLLERKAKRKGTFVKIKDDPRITGVGRIIRNTSIDELPQLINVIKGDMSIVGNRPLPLYEAELLTSDKWTQRFMAPAGITGLWQVEKRGGSEMSEDERKMLDNKYADTYSFFNDLKLILRTIPALFQIENV, from the coding sequence ATGGAGTTTAAATCTCTCAGGTCTCCTCGTATTAGAAAAGATGATAGGAGGATAGATTTGACAAATTTGTCTTTATCGAAACGCTTGTTTGATGTGATATTCGCTTCTATTGTTTTGGTGATGGTATCTCCGATTCTTTTAGTAACAATGATTGCTATGAAAATAGAATCTCGCGGGCCATTGTTTTATGCATCTAAACGTGTAGGTACAGGGTATCGGGTTTTTGATTTCTATAAATTAAGATCAATGTATGTTGATGCAGAAGATAGACTTAAGGAACTGGAAGGTTTGAATCAGTATGCAAATAAAAATTTGCCCGATGAGCAATCCGAAGAATGCCCTAGTTGTGAGTATTTAGAGAAATTCTGTTCACCAGTACTTATTGTAGACGGGAATAAAATATGCGAACGCCATTTTCTCTTGGAAAGAAAGGCAAAAAGGAAAGGAACTTTTGTTAAAATAAAAGACGATCCAAGGATCACTGGAGTTGGAAGAATAATAAGGAATACTAGTATAGATGAGCTACCACAACTCATTAATGTTATCAAAGGAGACATGTCTATTGTAGGGAATAGACCATTACCACTCTATGAAGCAGAACTACTTACATCAGATAAGTGGACACAGCGATTTATGGCACCAGCTGGAATTACAGGATTATGGCAAGTAGAAAAAAGAGGAGGAAGTGAAATGAGTGAGGACGAACGTAAAATGCTTGATAACAAGTATGCAGACACTTATTCGTTCTTTAATGATCTTAAATTAATCTTAAGAACAATCCCTGCATTGTTTCAGATTGAAAATGTATAA